In one Myotis daubentonii chromosome 1, mMyoDau2.1, whole genome shotgun sequence genomic region, the following are encoded:
- the LOXL1 gene encoding lysyl oxidase homolog 1 → MALAPAGLQVGTLVWGACLCILVHGQQAQPGQGADPGRWRQLIQWENNGQVYSLLNSGSEYVPAGAPRAESSSRVLLAGAPQTPRRRSQGGPRRRQAPSLPLPGRVGSDTVRGQARHPFGFGQVPDNWREVAVGDSTGMARARTSVSQHGGSASASAFASTYRQPASFPQPFPYPQAPFVSQYETYDPAARTYEQGYVYYRGAGGGAGAGAAAVASAGVVYPFQPRARYEEFGGGGGGGGEEQPEYSPQGFYPAPERPYAPPPADGLDRRYSHSLYHEGAAGPEQAHPDPGPDAAQAAGGAYGGDSALGWYPPYANLPAEAYVPPRAVEPQPPFRVLEPPYLPVRSSDAPPPVAERSGSQQGRLSVGSVYRPTQNGRGLPDLVPDPNYVQASTYVQRAHLYSLRCAAEEKCLASTAYAPEATDYDVRVLLRFPQRVKNQGTADFLPNRPKHTWEWHSCHQHYHSMDEFSHYDLLDAATGMKVAEGHKASFCLEDSTCDFGNLKRYACTSHTQGLSPGCYDTYNADIDCQWIDITDVQPGNYILKVHVNPKYIVLESDFTNNVVRCNIHYTGRYVSTTNCKIVQS, encoded by the exons ATGGCGCTGGCCCCAGCCGGCTTGCAGGTGGGGACCCTGGTGTGGGGCGCCTGCCTCTGCATCCTGGTGCACGGGCAAcaggcccagccagggcagggcgcGGACCCGGGGCGCTGGCGGCAGCTGATCCAGTGGGAGAACAACGGGCAGGTGTACAGCCTGCTCAACTCGGGCTCCGAGTACGTGCCCGCGGGAGCTCCGCGCGCCGAGAGTAGCTCCCGGGTGCTGCTGGCGGGCGCCCCCCAGACCCCGCGGCGGCGCAGCCAGGGCGGCCCCCGGCGGCGACAGGCCCCGTCTCTGCCCCTGCCCGGGCGCGTGGGCTCGGACACCGTGCGCGGCCAGGCGCGGCACCCTTTCGGCTTCGGCCAGGTGCCGGACAACTGGCGCGAGGTGGCCGTCGGGGACAGCACGGGCATGGCCCGGGCTCGCACCTCGGTCTCCCAGCACGGGGGCTCCGCCTCGGCCTCGGCCTTCGCCAGCACGTACCGCCAGCCGGCCTCCTTCCCGCAGCCGTTCCCCTACCCGCAGGCGCCCTTCGTCAGCCAGTACGAGACCTACGACCCGGCGGCGCGGACCTACGAGCAGGGCTACGTGTACTaccgcggggcgggcggcggcgcgggcgccGGGGCGGCGGCCGTGGCCTCGGCGGGGGTGGTCTACCCGTTCCAGCCGCGGGCGCGCTACGAGGAgttcggcggcggcggcggcggcggcggcgaggagCAGCCCGAGTACTCGCCGCAGGGCTTCTACCCGGCCCCCGAGAGGCCCTACGCGCCGCCGCCCGCCGACGGCCTAGACCGCCGCTACTCGCACAGCCTGTACCACGAGGGCGCCGCGGGCCCCGAGCAGGCCCACCCCGACCCCGGCCCCGACGCCGCGCAGGCCGCCGGCGGCGCCTACGGCGGCGACTCCGCCCTGGGCTGGTACCCGCCCTATGCCAACCTGCCTGCTGAGGCCTACGTCCCTCCGAGGGCCGTGGAGCCGCAGCCCCCGTTCCGCGTGCTGGAGCCGCCCTACCTGCCGGTGCGCAGCTCCGACGCGCCCCCGCCGGTGGCGGAGCGCAGCGGCTCGCAGCAGGGCCGCCTCAGCGTGGGCAGCGTGTACCGGCCCACCCAGAACGGCCGCG GTCTCCCTGACTTGGTCCCAGACCCCAACTATGTGCAAGCGTCCACCTATGTCCAGAGAGCCCACCTATACTCCCTGCGCTGTGCAGCAGAGGAGAAGTGCTTGGCCAG CACAGCCTATGCCCCGGAGGCCACTGACTACGACGTGCGGGTGCTACTGCGCTTCCCCCAGCGGGTGAAGAACCAGGGCACAGCGGATTTCCTCCCGAACCGGCCGAAGCACACCTGGGAGTGGCACAGCTGCCACCA ACATTACCACAGCATGGACGAGTTCAGCCACTATGACCTGTTGGATGCAGCCACAGGCATGAAGGTAGCCGAGGGCCACAAGGCCAGCTTCTGCCTGGAGGACAGCACCTGCGACTTCGGCAACCTCAAGCGCTACGCATGCACCTCACACACACAG ggcctgagcccaggctgcTATGACACTTACAACGCAGACATCGACTGCCAGTGGATTGACATAACTGATGTGCAACCCGGCAACTACATCCTCAAG GTGCACGTGAACCCTAAGTACATTGTTTTGGAGTCTGACTTCACCAACAATGTGGTGAGATGCAACATCCACTATACAGGTCGCTATGTTTCTACGACAAACTGCAAAATTGTCCA aTCCTGA